A genomic window from Pyxidicoccus trucidator includes:
- a CDS encoding glycosyltransferase, with translation MSTAGVTLVIPTYNGARRIEDPLRALLAQEARPESFEVVVVDNNSKDGTAQAVETSPSAAGLRQRGVDVRVVQETRQGLLFARLRGIHEARRDIVCFLDDDNVPEPNFVTDGLALFEDSKVGVVVSRLFPRYEVPPPPSIGRREHLLAINHRMGDAVVDFGARPTLAPTIGAGLWLRRAAFLESVPWQTPEQLMPDRLGTRLLSGGDIEFGYLLGKAGHERRYGPTLKVWHIIPRSRFETRYFLRLIVGVVRSEQTLEARYLGRRFQGLARLKACARLVGAGIASPALALRGDPVREVLFVLARRWAQVQGPYTHLR, from the coding sequence ATGAGCACGGCTGGTGTGACGCTCGTCATCCCCACGTACAACGGGGCCCGCCGCATCGAGGACCCGCTGCGCGCCCTGCTCGCGCAGGAGGCCCGGCCCGAGTCCTTCGAAGTCGTCGTGGTGGACAACAACTCGAAGGACGGGACGGCCCAGGCGGTGGAGACGAGCCCGTCCGCGGCGGGCCTTCGCCAGCGCGGCGTGGACGTGCGGGTGGTGCAGGAGACCCGGCAGGGGCTGCTCTTCGCGCGCCTGCGCGGCATCCACGAGGCCCGCAGGGACATCGTGTGCTTCCTGGACGACGACAACGTCCCCGAGCCGAACTTCGTCACCGACGGGCTCGCGCTCTTCGAGGACTCGAAGGTCGGCGTCGTCGTCTCTCGGCTCTTCCCCCGCTACGAGGTGCCACCCCCGCCCAGCATCGGACGCCGCGAGCACCTGCTGGCCATCAACCACCGGATGGGCGACGCCGTCGTGGACTTCGGTGCCCGGCCCACCCTCGCGCCGACCATCGGCGCCGGGCTGTGGCTGCGCCGCGCCGCCTTCCTGGAGTCCGTGCCGTGGCAGACCCCCGAGCAGCTCATGCCGGACCGGCTGGGCACGCGCCTGCTGAGCGGTGGGGACATCGAGTTCGGCTACCTCCTCGGGAAGGCCGGCCATGAGCGCCGCTACGGGCCGACCCTGAAGGTGTGGCACATCATCCCGCGCTCGCGCTTCGAGACGCGCTACTTCCTGCGGCTCATCGTGGGCGTGGTGCGCAGCGAGCAGACGCTCGAGGCGCGCTACCTGGGCCGGCGCTTCCAGGGGCTCGCGCGGCTGAAGGCCTGCGCGCGGCTGGTGGGCGCGGGCATCGCCAGCCCCGCCCTGGCGCTGCGAGGCGACCCGGTGCGCGAGGTGCTCTTCGTGCTGGCTCGGCGCTGGGCGCAGGTCCAGGGGCCGTACACCCACCTGCGCTGA
- a CDS encoding glycosyltransferase family 4 protein, producing MRVLLGIHHPLDPDLGAPGVTLALGQALSALGCEVDYYSYHEAFPTRDWYTVWHGVRFPWSLARWLAREAARFDVLDITTGDAWPWARMGRPGARARHALVTRSHGLEHVVSEHLRADAREGRARLSWKYPLYHGGLRLWEVRQSLLLSDHTVLLNEEDAAFSRERLGLPADRLSVIPHGLDEAFLGLPPPSGTRDAVSDSAPLRVAFVGSWIQRKGRDDVVAVATGLSARGVPFRLSLYGTGLGEDEVLASFPSAVRERLRVVPRYVHAELPRHLADEEVLLFPSHAEGFGMALVEAMACGLAPVSSPVGVALQVVREGVTGRLIPIGDVSALVGALRSLAEDRERLLALRTAAQAEVRSMTWRGIAARTLSLYEALLRQH from the coding sequence ATGCGAGTCCTCCTCGGCATCCACCATCCGCTGGACCCGGACCTGGGCGCCCCGGGCGTGACGCTCGCGCTGGGCCAGGCGCTGTCCGCGCTGGGCTGCGAGGTGGACTACTACAGCTACCACGAGGCCTTCCCCACCCGGGACTGGTACACCGTCTGGCATGGCGTGCGCTTCCCCTGGAGCCTTGCGCGGTGGCTGGCGCGCGAGGCCGCCCGCTTCGACGTGCTGGACATCACCACCGGAGACGCGTGGCCCTGGGCGCGCATGGGCCGTCCCGGTGCGCGCGCCCGCCATGCGCTGGTGACGCGCAGCCACGGGCTGGAGCACGTGGTGTCCGAGCACCTCCGTGCCGACGCTCGCGAGGGGCGCGCCCGGCTGAGCTGGAAGTACCCGCTGTACCATGGCGGCCTCCGCCTCTGGGAGGTGCGCCAGTCGCTGTTGCTGTCGGACCACACCGTGCTCCTCAACGAGGAGGACGCCGCCTTCTCACGCGAGCGGCTGGGCCTCCCCGCGGACCGGCTGAGCGTCATCCCGCATGGCCTGGACGAAGCCTTCCTCGGACTGCCACCGCCGAGCGGCACCCGCGACGCCGTCAGCGACAGCGCGCCCCTGCGGGTGGCCTTCGTGGGGAGCTGGATTCAGCGCAAGGGACGTGACGACGTGGTTGCAGTCGCCACCGGGCTCTCCGCGCGCGGCGTTCCCTTCCGCCTGTCGCTGTACGGCACGGGGCTGGGAGAGGACGAGGTGCTGGCGAGCTTCCCCTCCGCCGTGCGCGAGCGGCTCCGCGTGGTGCCGCGGTACGTCCACGCCGAGCTCCCCCGACACCTGGCGGACGAGGAGGTGCTGCTCTTCCCCAGCCACGCGGAGGGCTTCGGCATGGCGCTGGTGGAGGCCATGGCCTGTGGGCTCGCGCCGGTGTCATCTCCTGTGGGTGTGGCGCTCCAGGTGGTGCGCGAGGGAGTGACAGGGCGGCTCATCCCCATTGGCGACGTGTCGGCGCTGGTGGGTGCGCTGCGCTCATTGGCGGAGGACCGTGAGCGACTGCTGGCGCTGCGCACGGCCGCCCAGGCCGAGGTGCGGAGCATGACCTGGCGGGGCATCGCCGCCCGCACGCTGTCTCTCTACGAGGCACTTCTCCGCCAGCACTGA
- a CDS encoding FkbM family methyltransferase, with amino-acid sequence MMRLRDLLTPLSRLRYLAWRALPLGRRLTVRLRSGERLMLRPLPATDLDTAFELFVAEVYRPPFPVEPDATRRIVDVGANCGHSLIFWGRQYPRSHVVAFEPHPTHLDLLERNVALNALSGRLTLHRAAAGVSAGEVQFLDAENRSSIVDAASGPTLRVPLVDFFDTVGPEPIDLLKMDIEGGEYPLLKDPRFARLQVRTLVMEWHRTSEHPDGKAWCERALAEMGYEVRAGIWTGEENGLLWARRQEAHG; translated from the coding sequence ATGATGCGACTGAGAGACTTGCTGACGCCCCTGAGCCGGCTGCGCTACCTGGCCTGGCGTGCCCTGCCGCTGGGGCGACGGCTGACGGTGCGCCTGCGCTCGGGTGAGCGCCTCATGCTGCGGCCGCTCCCCGCCACGGACCTGGACACCGCGTTCGAGTTGTTCGTCGCCGAAGTCTATCGCCCGCCCTTCCCGGTGGAGCCGGACGCCACGCGCCGCATCGTCGACGTGGGCGCCAACTGCGGCCACTCGCTCATCTTCTGGGGCCGGCAGTATCCCCGCTCCCACGTGGTGGCCTTCGAGCCCCACCCCACCCACCTGGACCTGCTGGAGCGCAACGTGGCGCTCAACGCGCTGTCCGGCCGGCTGACGCTGCACCGCGCGGCGGCGGGAGTCAGCGCGGGCGAGGTCCAGTTCCTCGACGCGGAGAACCGCTCCTCCATCGTGGACGCGGCGTCGGGGCCGACGCTCCGCGTGCCGCTGGTCGACTTCTTCGACACCGTGGGGCCGGAGCCCATCGACCTCCTCAAGATGGACATCGAGGGAGGCGAGTACCCGCTGCTGAAGGACCCGCGCTTCGCCCGACTCCAGGTCCGCACGCTGGTCATGGAGTGGCACCGCACCTCCGAGCACCCGGACGGCAAGGCCTGGTGCGAGCGCGCCCTCGCGGAGATGGGCTACGAGGTCCGCGCCGGCATCTGGACGGGTGAGGAGAACGGACTGCTCTGGGCCCGTCGTCAGGAGGCCCACGGATGA
- a CDS encoding nucleotidyltransferase family protein, giving the protein MDARALGALLRSWPQAPARAAPVDAEADGLVRAAVHHGLAGFAEHAVARAGWVLPPESSALLRRESLLGAARVMRVKALLTRSLDALAAVGQVPVLLKGYGLAQRLYPDPLQRATTDVDLLVARGDVDAAVRALTGLGLAVRAGDGARHGEEDSHHLELVGPAGLVELHFRALAGWGQALEGDALMARAVEGQVEGRRVRWLRPEDEAVYLSLHASNHLLQRLAWVFDLKLLALAGLDWRGVVEGARGTAFPHLAWYGWEAARRLLDAPVPEEVLSALAPPRWQRVLAGRFFSDERLLGAELARSKPAWVAAKLLLAPRPGAMARYALRRVGNAVRTRTRS; this is encoded by the coding sequence GTGGACGCGCGCGCCCTCGGGGCGTTGCTGCGGTCCTGGCCCCAGGCACCCGCGCGCGCGGCCCCGGTGGACGCGGAGGCCGACGGGCTGGTGCGCGCGGCCGTGCACCATGGGCTGGCGGGTTTCGCGGAGCACGCGGTGGCGCGGGCCGGGTGGGTGCTGCCTCCTGAGTCGAGCGCGCTGCTGCGCCGCGAGTCCCTGCTGGGCGCGGCGCGGGTGATGCGGGTGAAGGCGCTGCTCACGCGGAGCCTGGACGCGCTGGCGGCGGTGGGCCAGGTGCCGGTGCTGCTCAAGGGATACGGGCTGGCGCAGCGGCTGTACCCGGACCCGCTGCAGCGGGCCACCACGGACGTGGACCTGCTGGTGGCGCGGGGAGACGTGGACGCGGCGGTGCGGGCGCTGACCGGGCTGGGGCTGGCGGTGCGGGCGGGGGACGGCGCGCGGCATGGCGAGGAGGACTCGCACCACCTGGAGCTGGTGGGGCCGGCGGGACTGGTGGAGCTGCACTTCCGCGCGCTGGCGGGCTGGGGGCAGGCGCTGGAGGGTGATGCGCTGATGGCGCGAGCGGTGGAGGGGCAGGTGGAGGGCCGGCGCGTGCGGTGGCTGCGGCCGGAGGACGAGGCGGTGTACCTGTCGCTGCACGCGAGCAACCACCTGTTGCAGCGGCTGGCGTGGGTCTTCGACTTGAAGTTGCTGGCGCTGGCGGGGCTGGACTGGCGGGGCGTGGTGGAGGGCGCGCGAGGGACGGCCTTCCCGCATCTGGCCTGGTATGGCTGGGAGGCGGCGCGGAGGCTGCTGGATGCGCCGGTGCCCGAGGAGGTGCTGTCGGCGCTGGCGCCGCCCCGGTGGCAGCGCGTGCTGGCGGGGCGGTTCTTCTCGGACGAGCGGCTGTTGGGCGCGGAGCTGGCGCGCAGCAAGCCGGCCTGGGTGGCGGCGAAGCTGCTGCTGGCTCCCCGGCCTGGAGCCATGGCCCGCTATGCGCTGCGGCGGGTGGGGAACGCGGTGCGGACGCGGACTCGGAGCTGA
- a CDS encoding acyltransferase family protein: MSPSLRPTLQACLDSRRNNLDFLRFAAASGVILSHAFPLGEGRGTVEPLDLFSRGQLSLGRLCVAVFLVISGVLITRSWERTPDLARFTWARVLRIFPGLAVMLLLTTLVLGPAFTTLPLRDYLLSADTHLYWLRNLTLVNPQWELPGVFESSAYSKAVNGSLWTLKYEVGFYLLTLGLGLAGLLRKSMVAVGWVGAAVAPFVTGRLGFWPELYLYFGGGVALYLWRDKVRMSPWLALACTVGWLALTWLGYGRIGTGLFGSYVVLYLAFLPAGPLAHFGRRGDLSYGVYVYAFPVQQAVTALLGGRTEWWVNAAVSFPVVVALAALSWHGVEKPALTLKDRPPALLRRLRFGSRAAMQGNG; the protein is encoded by the coding sequence ATGTCCCCTTCCCTCCGCCCCACGCTGCAGGCGTGCCTCGACAGCCGCCGCAACAACCTCGACTTCCTCCGCTTCGCGGCCGCGTCGGGCGTCATCCTCAGCCATGCCTTCCCCCTGGGCGAGGGCCGCGGCACCGTGGAGCCCCTGGACCTCTTCTCGCGGGGACAGCTCTCGCTCGGCCGGCTGTGCGTGGCGGTGTTCCTGGTCATCAGCGGCGTGCTCATCACCCGCAGCTGGGAGCGCACGCCGGACCTGGCGCGCTTCACCTGGGCGCGCGTGCTGCGCATCTTCCCGGGCCTGGCGGTGATGTTGCTGCTCACCACGCTGGTGCTGGGCCCGGCCTTCACCACCCTGCCGCTGCGCGACTACCTGCTGTCCGCGGACACGCACCTGTACTGGCTGCGCAACCTCACCCTGGTGAATCCCCAGTGGGAGCTGCCCGGAGTCTTCGAGTCCAGTGCGTACTCGAAGGCCGTCAACGGCTCGCTGTGGACGCTGAAGTACGAGGTGGGCTTCTACCTGCTGACGCTGGGCCTGGGGCTCGCCGGCCTGCTCCGCAAGAGCATGGTGGCCGTGGGCTGGGTGGGCGCGGCGGTGGCGCCCTTCGTCACCGGGCGGCTGGGCTTCTGGCCGGAGCTCTACCTGTACTTCGGCGGCGGCGTGGCGCTGTACCTCTGGCGGGACAAGGTGCGGATGAGCCCGTGGCTGGCGCTGGCGTGCACGGTGGGGTGGCTCGCCCTGACCTGGCTCGGGTATGGCCGCATCGGCACGGGGCTGTTCGGCTCCTATGTGGTGCTGTACCTCGCCTTCCTGCCGGCGGGCCCGCTGGCGCACTTCGGGCGCCGCGGTGACTTGTCCTACGGCGTCTATGTCTACGCCTTCCCCGTGCAGCAGGCCGTCACCGCGCTGCTGGGCGGGCGCACGGAGTGGTGGGTGAACGCGGCGGTGTCCTTCCCCGTGGTGGTGGCGCTGGCCGCGCTGTCCTGGCATGGGGTGGAGAAACCGGCGCTGACGCTCAAGGACCGGCCGCCCGCGTTGCTCCGGCGGCTGCGGTTCGGCTCACGAGCCGCGATGCAGGGTAACGGATGA
- a CDS encoding MraY family glycosyltransferase, translating into MITFFVAFLVSLMVALVLTLLVRNRAVAWGWLDQANSSRKVHVRPIPRLGGIGIVGGFFAPLCALFLVDSGVGHNFRSHRELVAGLFIGGAVIAALGLYDDLRGSGARLKFAVQLSVALGLYALGFRIEVIANPFGPELTLGALSLPFTVLWVVGVVNALNLIDGLDGLAGGVAFFGVGTNFILALSRGDILLCLLMAALAGAILGFLVFNFNPASIFMGDTGSMFLGFVLAAVAIKTSTKSGTTVAMLVPVMALGLPIMDTLLAMVRRSMLGRPMFSADREHIHHRVMSRMVLSHRSTVLVLYGLCGLFALTALGLNFANSAQSAMLLCGMGVVIAVLMRKLGYLDLRRASDVQQVRQRNIRLRSLVKDVTRSVRLAPSLQDVWNAVRPLAEALDLSRQELRFQRVSDGQTEGIVFETQRPAGAGVPLEVSIDVKDEEEVLGSLLLVWRDGRSAINRDEELALEVVADAVAERAVRLQALPEVPEPGRVIALRR; encoded by the coding sequence ATGATCACCTTCTTCGTCGCGTTCCTCGTCTCCCTCATGGTGGCCCTGGTGCTCACGCTGCTCGTGCGCAACCGGGCCGTGGCGTGGGGGTGGCTGGACCAGGCCAACTCCAGTCGCAAGGTGCACGTGCGCCCCATCCCGCGGCTGGGAGGGATTGGCATCGTCGGAGGCTTCTTCGCGCCGCTGTGCGCGCTGTTCCTGGTGGACTCGGGGGTGGGGCACAACTTCCGCTCGCACCGGGAGCTGGTGGCGGGCCTGTTCATCGGCGGCGCGGTCATCGCGGCGCTGGGGCTGTATGACGACCTGAGGGGCTCGGGCGCGCGGCTGAAGTTCGCCGTGCAGCTCTCGGTGGCGCTGGGGCTCTACGCGCTGGGCTTCCGCATCGAGGTCATCGCCAATCCCTTCGGTCCGGAGCTGACGCTGGGCGCGCTGAGCCTGCCCTTCACGGTGCTGTGGGTGGTGGGCGTCGTCAACGCGCTCAACCTCATCGACGGCCTGGACGGGCTGGCGGGCGGGGTGGCCTTCTTCGGCGTGGGCACCAACTTCATCCTCGCGCTGTCGCGGGGGGACATCCTGCTGTGCCTGCTGATGGCGGCGCTGGCGGGCGCCATCCTCGGGTTCCTGGTGTTCAACTTCAACCCGGCCTCCATCTTCATGGGGGACACGGGGAGCATGTTCCTGGGCTTCGTGCTGGCGGCGGTGGCCATCAAGACGAGCACGAAGAGCGGGACGACGGTGGCCATGCTGGTGCCGGTGATGGCGCTGGGGCTGCCCATCATGGACACGCTGCTGGCCATGGTGCGGCGCTCGATGCTGGGCCGGCCGATGTTCAGCGCGGACAGGGAGCACATCCACCACCGGGTGATGAGCCGCATGGTGCTGAGCCATCGCTCGACGGTGCTGGTGCTGTACGGGCTGTGCGGCCTCTTCGCGCTGACGGCGCTGGGGCTGAACTTCGCCAACAGCGCGCAGAGCGCCATGCTGCTGTGTGGCATGGGCGTGGTCATCGCGGTGCTGATGCGCAAGCTGGGCTACCTGGACCTGCGGCGCGCGTCCGACGTGCAGCAGGTGCGGCAGCGCAACATCCGGCTGCGCTCGCTGGTGAAGGACGTCACCCGCTCGGTGCGCCTGGCTCCGTCGCTGCAGGACGTGTGGAATGCGGTGCGGCCGCTGGCGGAGGCGCTGGACTTGTCCCGGCAGGAGCTGCGCTTCCAGCGCGTGTCGGACGGGCAGACGGAGGGCATCGTCTTCGAGACGCAGCGTCCCGCGGGAGCGGGAGTGCCGCTCGAGGTGAGCATCGACGTGAAGGACGAAGAGGAGGTGCTCGGGTCGCTGCTGCTGGTGTGGCGCGACGGGCGGTCGGCCATCAACCGCGACGAGGAGCTGGCGCTGGAGGTGGTGGCGGACGCGGTGGCCGAGCGTGCCGTGCGGCTCCAGGCGCTGCCGGAAGTGCCGGAGCCCGGGCGCGTCATCGCGCTGCGGCGGTGA